A region of Acidobacteriota bacterium DNA encodes the following proteins:
- a CDS encoding sigma 54-interacting transcriptional regulator, translating into MIPDYATLHEFAYNEWQTLRRVRHPDYPGTCLLKTPRAAQPSAADLELLAREFTLLKELDIPGVPRVLDFVRHEQQAWLLLADEGGATLTPATGLGLQEFFDLALQLTALLAELQRREITHNHLNPRALLRHPVTGALTLTDFSLAVRGAAERPPQAVRGSLAYLAYFAPEQTGRMKRAVDYRSDFYALGVVFYELLTGRVPFESDDPLELMHWHIAKPPQPLTELNPNLPAPLNQIVLKLLAKNAEDRYQSAVGLQADLEICARAWATQRRIEAFPLGQHDVADRFIIPHKLYGRSGESAALLGAFERACAGQTSLLLVAGYSGIGKTSLIEELQRPIVQRHGYFCAGKFEQVLRNQPFSALIQALRGLLRQLLGESEAQLAAWRKRLSTALGVNGGVLAEVIPEIELIIGPQPAPPTLAPAEAQNRFQLVFQNFFAALAQPEHPLVLFLDDLQWADAATLGLLQPLLTTKDIQSLLLLGAYRDNEVDAAHPLLRTLKTVETAGGQMQRLTLGPLGLSELAQLICAVLHGELAEAAPLAELVLAKTGGNPFFVTQFLRTLKQEGYLRFEHARGRWAYDLTAIAAAPLTDNVIELLTRKLQRLPAATQHVLTLAACIGNTFDQATLALVSEQSPAAVAADLQAALAEGLILEMADGGMRMADSSNVEAMVESVIVADENPPSAFRHPPSYAFLHDRVQQAAYALIPAERKQSVHLAVGRLLRARATAEHSEERLLAAVQHLNLGSGLITDAAERVTLAQLNLQAGQKAKAATAHTAALDYFQAGAQLLTEENWQSDYDLAFALRLEAAECQRLGGEFAAAEQAYATLLPRARTKLEQARVYGQWILQHENQAHYAAALATARTCLALFGVEFPATAAEQEAVLESEIAAIQTLLDGRPIAALLELPVLRDPAIRMVLQVLTLIWSSAYIAGAQALTRLISVTMVRLSLQHGNAEESAYGYVTHAITVGPLRGDYAACYEFGVLALRVNERFNDARLRAKICQQFQAHVTLWRRPLQTCLDYAREARQSGFENGDFTYGIYGAFTETWTAIVITQDLAQYVRAYAPDLPLFKKLKAVAVADGQQVMLNFARALLGELPGEARAPLSLTDDCFDEEAYVETYRGNPFFSLFYAAAKLQLAYLLGEHAQALSYARQAGALATQQAGTIWTPVCDFWIGLTLAANYAAAAPDERPAMLAEMERRHAALAVLADNCAVNYRCQALLLAAEMARVSGRQLAALDLYEHALQFAEETHMIQHRALTHELLGRFWLQREQPAAAAAFMIEARACYAQWGAQTKVAELERRYAPLFKRFSRAAAPAEAGRTLLADTTVAFDLLSVTKAAQAIAGEMEREQLLATLLRIVLENAGAERVVLLLEERGQAFVHAEGTLEHVTVHAATPLEATPKLPHSVINYVRHTQQSVVLADAQTASQFSADADIQQRQPRSVLCLPVLQQGALGGVLYLENNQVTDAFTPARLQVMQILAAQAAISLENARLYAETKIEMEQRRRAEATLRSITAGTAAVTGGDFFRSMVTHLAAALPVKLAFVTECANVSKTRARMLAFWNGEGVITDHEYEVKDTTCEFVYQGRPCYYPAHLQQLFPKEEVLVELDGQSYIGLPLCGKTGELIGHLAVIDDQPLTETRGAQMQDVLQIFAARASVELERTKAEAELRQALAEIETLKNQLHAENVYLQEEIRHEHNFDEIIGSSPALLTVLQQIELAAPTDATVLILGETGTGKELIARAIHNRSARRDRPLVKVNCGAISAGLVESELFGHVKGAFTGALDKRTGRFELAHGGTLFLDEVGELPPDTQVKLLRVLQEGEFEPVGSNRTVTVDVRIIAATNRDLAAEVKAGRFRADLYYRLNVLPLHNPALRERHADIPQLAMFFLARYAKRFGKMVNGIAQETMEALINYGWPGNVRELQNLIERGVVLATGSTLSMSRELLPVTTPSERPPAQTTMPATPPPTIATPSTASMDEVARQHILAVLEQTGWVIEGAKGAASQLNLHPNTLRSRMKKLGIKRP; encoded by the coding sequence ATGATCCCCGACTACGCCACTCTCCACGAATTTGCCTATAACGAATGGCAGACGCTGCGGCGCGTGCGGCATCCTGACTATCCGGGCACGTGCCTGCTCAAAACGCCGCGCGCCGCGCAACCGAGTGCTGCCGACCTCGAACTGCTCGCCCGCGAATTCACGCTCCTCAAAGAATTGGACATCCCTGGCGTGCCGCGCGTCTTGGATTTCGTGCGCCACGAACAACAGGCCTGGCTGCTGTTGGCCGATGAAGGCGGCGCGACGTTGACGCCCGCGACTGGATTAGGCTTGCAGGAATTTTTCGACTTGGCGTTGCAACTGACCGCGCTGCTGGCCGAATTGCAGCGCCGCGAGATCACGCACAACCATTTGAATCCGCGCGCGCTCTTGCGGCATCCGGTGACCGGCGCGCTGACGCTAACCGATTTCAGTCTGGCCGTGCGCGGCGCTGCCGAACGCCCGCCGCAGGCCGTGCGCGGATCGTTGGCCTATCTTGCCTACTTCGCGCCCGAACAAACGGGCCGCATGAAACGCGCGGTAGATTATCGCAGCGATTTTTATGCGCTGGGCGTGGTCTTTTATGAATTGCTGACGGGCCGCGTGCCGTTCGAATCGGATGACCCGCTTGAATTGATGCACTGGCACATCGCCAAGCCCCCGCAACCGCTCACCGAATTGAATCCCAACCTGCCCGCGCCCCTGAATCAAATCGTATTGAAGCTCTTAGCCAAAAATGCCGAAGACCGCTATCAGAGCGCGGTGGGGTTGCAGGCCGATCTGGAAATTTGCGCGCGCGCCTGGGCTACACAACGGCGCATTGAAGCGTTCCCGCTGGGGCAACACGATGTCGCTGATCGCTTCATCATCCCGCACAAGCTTTACGGGCGCAGCGGTGAAAGCGCGGCCTTGCTGGGTGCGTTTGAACGCGCCTGTGCTGGGCAGACTTCGTTGTTGCTGGTCGCGGGTTATTCAGGCATCGGCAAGACGTCGCTGATCGAAGAATTGCAGCGGCCCATCGTGCAACGCCACGGTTATTTCTGCGCGGGCAAATTCGAGCAGGTGTTGCGCAACCAACCGTTCAGCGCCTTGATCCAGGCCTTGCGCGGGCTGTTGCGGCAACTGTTGGGCGAAAGCGAAGCGCAACTGGCAGCTTGGCGCAAACGCTTGAGCACGGCCTTGGGCGTCAATGGCGGCGTGCTGGCCGAGGTCATCCCCGAAATCGAGTTGATCATTGGGCCGCAACCCGCGCCGCCCACGCTCGCCCCAGCCGAAGCGCAAAACCGCTTTCAATTGGTCTTCCAGAATTTCTTCGCGGCTCTCGCGCAACCTGAGCATCCGCTGGTGCTCTTTCTGGATGACCTGCAATGGGCCGATGCCGCGACGCTCGGCTTGTTGCAACCGTTATTAACCACCAAAGACATTCAAAGTCTGTTGTTGTTGGGCGCTTATCGCGATAACGAAGTAGACGCCGCGCATCCGCTATTGCGCACGTTGAAGACGGTCGAAACGGCGGGCGGACAGATGCAACGTTTGACGCTGGGGCCGCTGGGCCTGAGCGAACTGGCGCAATTGATTTGCGCTGTCTTGCACGGCGAACTGGCCGAAGCCGCGCCCCTGGCCGAACTGGTGCTGGCCAAAACCGGCGGCAATCCGTTCTTTGTCACGCAGTTTTTGCGCACGCTCAAACAGGAAGGCTATCTCCGCTTTGAGCACGCGCGGGGCCGCTGGGCTTACGACTTGACTGCCATCGCCGCCGCCCCGCTGACCGACAACGTGATTGAGCTGTTGACGCGCAAGCTGCAACGGTTGCCCGCCGCGACCCAACACGTACTGACGCTCGCCGCCTGCATCGGCAACACCTTTGACCAAGCCACGCTCGCCCTGGTCAGCGAACAATCGCCGGCAGCAGTCGCGGCGGATTTGCAAGCGGCGCTGGCTGAAGGGCTGATCTTAGAGATGGCGGATGGCGGAATGCGGATGGCGGATTCGTCGAATGTCGAAGCAATGGTTGAATCCGTTATCGTTGCTGATGAAAATCCGCCATCCGCATTCCGCCATCCGCCATCCTATGCTTTTCTCCACGACCGCGTGCAACAGGCCGCTTACGCGCTGATCCCGGCGGAACGCAAACAGTCCGTGCATCTGGCAGTGGGCCGTTTGTTGCGCGCGCGCGCCACAGCCGAACACAGCGAGGAACGTTTGCTGGCAGCCGTGCAGCATTTGAATCTGGGCAGCGGCTTGATCACGGACGCCGCCGAACGCGTGACGCTCGCGCAACTCAATTTACAAGCAGGCCAGAAAGCCAAAGCGGCCACCGCGCACACCGCCGCGCTGGACTATTTTCAAGCGGGCGCGCAGTTGCTGACCGAAGAAAATTGGCAGAGTGATTACGATCTCGCCTTTGCCTTGCGGCTTGAGGCTGCGGAATGTCAGCGGCTGGGCGGTGAATTCGCCGCCGCGGAACAGGCTTACGCAACCTTGCTGCCACGCGCGCGCACCAAGCTGGAGCAAGCGCGCGTGTACGGCCAGTGGATTTTGCAGCACGAAAACCAGGCGCATTACGCCGCCGCGCTGGCCACCGCGCGCACCTGCCTGGCGCTGTTCGGCGTCGAATTCCCCGCGACCGCTGCTGAACAAGAGGCCGTGTTGGAAAGTGAGATTGCCGCGATTCAAACCTTGCTCGACGGACGACCCATTGCCGCTTTGCTCGAATTGCCGGTGCTGCGCGATCCCGCCATTCGCATGGTGTTACAAGTGCTGACGCTGATCTGGTCATCGGCTTACATCGCTGGCGCACAGGCGTTGACGCGGCTGATTTCGGTGACGATGGTGCGCCTCTCGCTGCAACACGGCAATGCCGAAGAGTCGGCTTATGGTTACGTCACGCACGCCATCACCGTCGGCCCACTGCGCGGCGATTATGCGGCCTGTTACGAATTCGGGGTGCTCGCCTTGCGCGTCAACGAGCGGTTCAACGATGCGCGCCTGCGCGCCAAAATCTGCCAGCAGTTTCAGGCGCACGTCACGCTCTGGCGGCGGCCCTTGCAAACCTGCCTCGATTACGCGCGCGAAGCCCGGCAAAGCGGCTTTGAGAACGGCGATTTTACCTACGGCATTTACGGCGCGTTCACCGAAACCTGGACAGCCATCGTCATCACGCAAGACCTGGCGCAATACGTGCGCGCATACGCGCCCGATCTGCCGCTCTTCAAAAAGCTGAAAGCTGTTGCTGTTGCTGACGGCCAACAGGTGATGCTGAATTTCGCGCGGGCACTCCTGGGTGAATTGCCGGGCGAAGCGCGCGCGCCGCTATCGTTGACGGATGATTGTTTTGACGAAGAGGCCTATGTCGAAACCTATCGCGGCAATCCGTTCTTCTCGCTCTTTTATGCCGCCGCCAAGCTGCAACTGGCTTATCTGCTGGGCGAACACGCACAAGCGCTGAGCTATGCGCGGCAAGCGGGCGCACTGGCGACGCAACAGGCTGGCACCATCTGGACGCCCGTCTGTGATTTCTGGATTGGTCTGACGCTGGCGGCCAATTACGCCGCCGCCGCGCCGGATGAACGCCCAGCCATGCTGGCTGAAATGGAACGCAGGCACGCGGCGCTGGCCGTGCTGGCGGACAATTGCGCGGTGAATTACCGCTGTCAGGCCTTGTTGCTGGCAGCCGAGATGGCGCGCGTGAGCGGACGCCAACTGGCCGCGCTCGACCTGTATGAACACGCGCTGCAATTCGCCGAAGAGACGCACATGATTCAGCACCGCGCGCTGACGCACGAATTGCTCGGCCGCTTTTGGTTACAACGCGAACAACCCGCCGCCGCCGCCGCCTTTATGATCGAAGCCCGCGCCTGTTATGCGCAATGGGGCGCACAAACCAAAGTGGCCGAGTTGGAGCGCCGTTATGCGCCGCTGTTCAAACGTTTCAGCCGCGCCGCTGCGCCAGCCGAAGCGGGGCGCACGCTGCTGGCCGACACCACTGTCGCGTTTGATTTGCTGAGCGTCACCAAAGCCGCTCAGGCCATCGCGGGCGAAATGGAACGCGAGCAATTGCTGGCCACGCTCTTGCGCATCGTGCTGGAAAACGCCGGGGCCGAGCGCGTCGTGTTGTTGCTGGAAGAACGCGGCCAAGCATTTGTACACGCCGAAGGCACGCTCGAACACGTCACGGTACACGCAGCCACACCCCTCGAAGCGACCCCGAAATTGCCGCACAGCGTCATCAATTACGTCCGCCACACACAACAAAGCGTCGTGCTGGCCGATGCGCAAACCGCCAGTCAGTTCAGCGCCGATGCCGACATTCAACAACGCCAGCCGCGTTCGGTGCTGTGCCTGCCGGTGCTGCAACAGGGCGCGCTCGGCGGCGTGCTCTATCTGGAAAACAATCAAGTCACCGACGCGTTCACCCCGGCGCGCTTGCAGGTGATGCAGATCCTCGCCGCGCAGGCCGCCATCTCGCTCGAAAATGCGCGGCTTTACGCTGAAACCAAAATCGAAATGGAACAACGGCGGCGCGCCGAGGCAACCCTGCGTTCGATCACGGCGGGCACGGCGGCGGTCACGGGCGGTGATTTCTTCCGTTCGATGGTCACGCATCTGGCTGCCGCCTTGCCGGTCAAACTCGCCTTTGTCACCGAATGCGCCAACGTCAGCAAAACGCGCGCGCGCATGCTGGCTTTCTGGAACGGCGAGGGCGTTATCACCGATCACGAATATGAGGTGAAAGACACGACCTGCGAATTCGTTTATCAAGGCCGGCCTTGTTATTACCCGGCCCATCTCCAGCAACTTTTCCCCAAAGAAGAAGTGCTGGTCGAACTCGACGGGCAGAGTTACATCGGCTTGCCCTTGTGCGGCAAAACTGGCGAATTGATCGGCCACCTGGCCGTGATTGACGATCAACCGTTGACCGAAACGCGCGGCGCGCAAATGCAGGACGTGTTGCAAATTTTTGCCGCCCGCGCCAGCGTCGAGTTGGAACGCACCAAAGCCGAAGCCGAATTGCGGCAGGCGCTGGCCGAGATCGAAACGCTCAAAAATCAATTGCACGCCGAGAACGTTTATTTGCAGGAAGAGATTCGCCACGAACACAACTTCGATGAAATCATCGGCAGCAGTCCGGCGCTCTTGACCGTCTTGCAACAAATCGAATTGGCCGCGCCCACCGATGCGACCGTGCTGATTCTGGGCGAAACCGGCACCGGCAAAGAATTGATCGCGCGCGCCATCCACAATCGCAGCGCGCGCCGCGACCGTCCGCTGGTCAAAGTCAATTGCGGCGCCATCTCCGCCGGGTTGGTCGAGAGCGAACTCTTCGGCCACGTCAAAGGCGCGTTCACGGGCGCGCTCGACAAACGCACGGGCCGCTTTGAACTCGCTCACGGCGGCACGCTCTTTCTGGACGAAGTCGGCGAATTGCCGCCTGACACCCAGGTCAAACTGCTGCGCGTCTTGCAGGAAGGCGAATTCGAACCGGTCGGCAGCAATCGCACCGTCACCGTGGACGTGCGCATCATCGCCGCCACCAACCGCGACCTCGCCGCCGAAGTCAAAGCCGGACGCTTTCGCGCTGATTTGTACTATCGGTTGAACGTGCTGCCGCTGCACAATCCCGCCCTGCGCGAACGCCACGCAGACATCCCGCAACTGGCGATGTTCTTTCTGGCGCGTTACGCCAAACGCTTCGGCAAAATGGTGAATGGGATCGCCCAAGAGACGATGGAGGCGCTCATCAATTACGGCTGGCCGGGCAACGTGCGCGAATTGCAAAACCTGATCGAACGCGGTGTGGTGCTGGCAACTGGCTCCACCTTAAGCATGTCACGCGAACTTTTACCGGTCACAACGCCAAGCGAACGCCCGCCCGCGCAGACAACAATGCCGGCAACGCCGCCACCAACAATAGCCACCCCGTCAACGGCCAGCATGGACGAGGTCGCCCGCCAACACATCCTGGCCGTGTTGGAACAAACCGGCTGGGTCATCGAAGGGGCCAAAGGCGCGGCCAGTCAACTCAATCTGCATCCCAACACCTTGCGCAGCCGCATGAAAAAGCTTGGCATTAAGCGGCCGTGA
- a CDS encoding Hsp20/alpha crystallin family protein, producing the protein MFKATAVAPAKETRGVVTNPFRDFERRINRLFGENFGYAPEGEENFSLATWAPACDIFETDNEIVVKAELPEVKREDVKVSIEDNVLTVRGERKFEGETKRENYHRVERSYGEFMRSFTLPNYVDASKVGADFKDGMLNVTLPKRAESKPKQIEIAVK; encoded by the coding sequence ATGTTCAAAGCAACCGCAGTGGCCCCGGCCAAAGAGACGCGCGGGGTCGTGACCAACCCGTTTCGTGATTTTGAACGCCGCATTAACCGGCTCTTCGGAGAGAATTTCGGTTATGCACCGGAAGGCGAAGAGAATTTCTCACTGGCCACTTGGGCGCCAGCCTGTGACATTTTTGAAACGGACAATGAGATTGTCGTCAAGGCCGAATTGCCCGAAGTGAAACGCGAAGACGTCAAGGTGAGCATTGAAGACAACGTGCTCACGGTGCGTGGCGAACGCAAATTCGAAGGCGAAACCAAACGCGAGAATTATCACCGTGTCGAACGCAGCTATGGTGAATTCATGCGCAGCTTCACCTTGCCGAATTACGTGGACGCCAGCAAGGTGGGCGCGGATTTCAAAGATGGCATGTTGAATGTCACTTTGCCCAAACGGGCGGAATCAAAACCGAAACAGATTGAGATCGCCGTCAAATAA
- a CDS encoding efflux RND transporter permease subunit: MINKLVSFALHQPFFMILLTLLFAAAGVAAYRNLPVEAFPDVTDTQVQVITLYQGRAAEEVEKQVTIPVEIGLSGIPHAVRLFSHTQFGLSYVVVTFDDAVDAYFSRQQVLERLRDVDLPPGVEAELGALATPIGEIYRYRLKGSDGFSPTELRTLQDWVVERQLKTVPGVADVVTYGGFVKQYQVQPDLAKMRSYDITLQQLLTALDRGSTNAGGSYIEKGEQQYLIRGLGLLRSAEDIGKIVVKARKGTPLLVREIAEVKVGAVPRQGVTGQDKEDDIVTGIVLMRKGENPSAVLQTLKEKIDKLNATILPKGVAVVPIYDRTWLIGTTLRTVFKNLAEGATLVALVLLLFLGNVRAALIVAIMIPLSLMATFLGLTWRGIPANLLSLGAMDFGIIVDGAVIVVENIFRELSEHAHQHDFSRDHNVFKAAIQKATNEVGRPTFFSMLIIITAHIPIFTLQRHEGRIFAPMAWTVTSALVGSLIFSLTLVPLLCYFLLRRGISEKENFIVRFCHRLYAPVLAFALKHRLIVIGLAVIMLAVSIATVPKLGSEFLPELNEGTLWVNIYYPPGISVSETMRLAKRVREILGKYPVVRSVVSKAGRPEDGTDPKPINMAEFFVDLKPPEEWPAGLTHEKLVEEMDKALDEVPGIEPSFSQPIRDNVLESISQIDGQIVVKVFGPDGDVLREQTDKILAAITPIKGVARAFIDRFGQVPQLQIEINRDQAARYGLNIADVQDVIETALGGKKTTEIWEGERKFPVVVRLDEAERRMDRIKNILVDTPDGLRIPLEQLTDISIKNGSMNISRELGTRVMAIGVFIRDRDMGSLVAEMQDKVDKAIKLPNGYNVTWGGEFENQQRAMKQLALIVPVSVLLIFALLFNAFGSAKSALLILLNVPFALIGGIFALLFTGIHLSVSAAIGFIALFGQAVLNGVVMVSYFNQLREAGLSPLEAVKRGAQTRLRTVLMTALLAMLGLLPMALSHGIGSEVQKPLAVVIIGGLVSATLLTLFVLPALYLLFERADPRPQPPAVLAEIPSHEAERELVNV; this comes from the coding sequence ATGATCAATAAACTCGTCTCCTTCGCATTACACCAGCCGTTTTTCATGATCCTCTTGACGTTGCTGTTCGCGGCGGCGGGCGTGGCGGCGTACCGCAACCTGCCGGTCGAGGCCTTCCCCGACGTGACCGATACACAGGTGCAGGTCATCACGCTCTATCAGGGACGCGCGGCCGAAGAGGTCGAAAAGCAGGTCACCATCCCCGTCGAAATCGGCTTGAGCGGCATCCCGCATGCGGTGCGCCTGTTTTCGCACACGCAATTCGGCCTCTCGTATGTCGTCGTGACCTTCGACGACGCGGTGGACGCTTACTTCTCGCGCCAACAGGTGCTCGAACGCTTGCGCGATGTGGATTTGCCGCCGGGCGTCGAAGCGGAATTGGGCGCGCTGGCGACGCCTATCGGCGAGATTTACCGCTACCGGTTGAAAGGCAGCGACGGCTTTTCGCCGACCGAGTTGCGCACCTTGCAGGATTGGGTGGTCGAGCGCCAGTTAAAAACCGTGCCCGGCGTGGCCGATGTGGTGACCTATGGCGGCTTCGTCAAACAGTATCAGGTGCAGCCCGATCTGGCGAAGATGCGTTCGTATGACATCACGCTGCAACAATTGCTGACCGCGCTGGATCGCGGCAGCACCAACGCCGGCGGCAGTTATATCGAGAAAGGCGAACAGCAGTATTTGATTCGCGGCCTCGGTCTGCTGCGCTCCGCCGAAGACATCGGCAAGATCGTCGTCAAGGCGCGCAAAGGCACGCCGTTGCTGGTGCGCGAAATCGCCGAGGTCAAGGTGGGCGCCGTGCCGCGTCAGGGCGTGACCGGGCAGGACAAGGAAGACGACATCGTCACGGGCATCGTGCTGATGCGCAAAGGCGAAAACCCGTCCGCCGTGCTGCAAACGCTCAAGGAGAAAATAGACAAGCTCAACGCCACGATTTTGCCGAAGGGCGTGGCGGTCGTGCCGATTTACGACCGCACCTGGTTGATCGGCACGACGCTGCGCACCGTCTTCAAAAACCTGGCCGAAGGCGCGACGCTGGTGGCGCTGGTGCTGCTGCTCTTCCTGGGCAATGTGCGCGCGGCCTTGATCGTGGCGATTATGATTCCGCTCTCGTTGATGGCGACCTTCCTGGGCCTGACGTGGCGCGGCATTCCGGCGAACCTGCTCAGCCTGGGCGCGATGGATTTCGGCATCATCGTGGATGGCGCGGTGATCGTGGTCGAAAACATTTTCCGCGAGTTGTCTGAACACGCGCATCAACACGACTTCTCGCGCGACCACAACGTTTTCAAAGCCGCGATTCAAAAAGCCACCAACGAAGTCGGACGGCCCACGTTTTTCTCGATGCTCATCATCATCACAGCGCACATTCCGATCTTCACCTTGCAACGCCACGAGGGCCGCATCTTCGCGCCGATGGCCTGGACGGTCACGTCGGCGCTGGTCGGTTCGCTGATCTTCTCACTCACGCTGGTGCCGTTGCTCTGCTACTTCCTGCTGCGGCGCGGCATCTCTGAAAAAGAGAATTTCATTGTCCGCTTCTGCCACCGCCTCTATGCGCCCGTGCTGGCGTTTGCGCTCAAACATCGGCTGATCGTGATCGGGCTGGCGGTCATCATGTTGGCCGTCAGCATTGCCACCGTCCCCAAGCTCGGCAGCGAATTCCTGCCCGAACTCAACGAAGGCACGCTCTGGGTCAACATCTATTACCCGCCCGGCATCTCGGTCAGCGAGACGATGCGGCTGGCGAAACGTGTGCGCGAGATTCTGGGCAAATATCCGGTCGTGCGTTCGGTCGTCTCGAAAGCGGGCCGGCCCGAAGATGGTACCGATCCGAAGCCGATCAACATGGCGGAATTCTTCGTGGACTTGAAACCGCCCGAAGAATGGCCCGCCGGGCTGACGCACGAAAAGTTGGTCGAAGAAATGGACAAGGCGCTCGACGAAGTACCGGGCATCGAGCCGAGTTTCTCGCAACCCATCCGCGACAATGTGCTGGAAAGCATCTCGCAGATTGACGGCCAGATCGTCGTCAAAGTCTTCGGGCCGGACGGCGACGTATTGCGCGAACAGACTGACAAGATTCTGGCCGCGATCACGCCGATCAAAGGCGTGGCGCGCGCCTTCATTGACCGCTTCGGCCAGGTGCCGCAGTTGCAAATCGAAATCAACCGCGACCAGGCCGCCCGTTACGGCCTGAACATCGCCGACGTGCAGGACGTGATCGAAACCGCGCTGGGCGGCAAGAAGACCACCGAAATCTGGGAAGGCGAACGCAAGTTCCCGGTCGTCGTGCGGCTGGACGAAGCCGAGCGCCGCATGGATCGCATCAAAAACATTCTGGTGGACACGCCCGACGGCTTGCGCATCCCGCTGGAACAACTCACCGACATCTCGATCAAGAACGGTTCGATGAATATCAGCCGCGAACTCGGCACACGCGTGATGGCCATCGGCGTCTTCATACGCGACCGCGACATGGGCAGCCTCGTCGCCGAGATGCAGGACAAGGTGGACAAGGCGATCAAGCTGCCAAACGGTTATAACGTCACCTGGGGCGGCGAATTCGAGAACCAGCAACGCGCGATGAAGCAACTGGCGCTGATCGTGCCGGTGAGCGTGCTGCTGATTTTCGCGCTGCTCTTCAACGCCTTCGGTTCGGCCAAGAGTGCGCTGCTGATCCTGCTCAATGTGCCGTTCGCTTTGATCGGCGGCATCTTCGCGTTGCTTTTCACTGGCATCCACCTGAGCGTTTCCGCCGCCATCGGCTTCATTGCGCTCTTTGGTCAGGCCGTGCTCAACGGCGTCGTGATGGTGAGTTACTTCAATCAACTGCGCGAAGCCGGGCTGAGTCCGCTCGAAGCGGTGAAGCGTGGCGCGCAAACACGTTTGCGCACGGTGCTGATGACGGCGCTGCTGGCGATGCTGGGCTTGCTGCCGATGGCGCTCTCGCACGGCATCGGTTCGGAAGTGCAGAAACCGTTGGCGGTCGTGATTATCGGTGGCTTGGTTTCGGCGACGCTGCTGACGCTGTTCGTGCTGCCCGCGCTCTATCTGTTGTTTGAGCGTGCAGACCCGCGCCCGCAGCCGCCAGCGGTGCTCGCTGAAATACCGTCGCACGAAGCAGAGCGCGAGTTGGTCAACGTGTGA
- a CDS encoding DUF1572 family protein, producing the protein MLKDFLDEYERYKVLGERALQQIPDAELNRILYADGNSAAMLVRHISGNFRSRFTDFLMTDGEKPWRDREAEFAAVEYARQQMDELWAQGWEVLLRELSALRPADLSLSVTIRGQAFTVHEALCRSLAHVAMHVGQLILLARLLHQGEWQWISIPKGQSAAYDLNPTMEKRMS; encoded by the coding sequence ATGCTCAAAGATTTTCTGGACGAATACGAACGCTACAAAGTGCTGGGCGAACGCGCGCTGCAACAGATTCCCGACGCTGAGTTGAATCGCATTCTGTACGCCGATGGCAATTCCGCCGCGATGTTGGTACGACATATCAGCGGAAATTTTCGTTCGCGCTTCACCGACTTTCTGATGACGGATGGCGAGAAGCCGTGGCGTGACCGTGAGGCCGAATTCGCAGCGGTTGAATACGCCCGGCAGCAGATGGATGAGTTGTGGGCGCAAGGTTGGGAAGTGTTGTTGCGTGAGCTGTCAGCGTTGCGCCCTGCGGATTTGTCGTTGTCGGTGACGATTCGCGGCCAGGCGTTCACCGTACACGAAGCGCTTTGCCGTTCGTTGGCGCATGTGGCCATGCACGTCGGCCAGTTGATTTTGCTGGCGCGCCTGCTGCATCAGGGTGAATGGCAATGGATCAGCATTCCGAAAGGACAGTCAGCGGCCTACGACCTGAACCCCACAATGGAAAAACGGATGTCGTGA
- a CDS encoding BON domain-containing protein, whose product MTTYKSDEQIKQEVLRELRWDTRVNETEIGVIVHLGVVTLTGTVDSYGKKLAAQDAAHRVAGVLDVANDVQVKWPGLFAHTDADIAQAVRRALEWDVLVPADKIQSTVADGWITLTGTVEYLGEREDAERAVRHLRGVKGVINQIAIAEKELEPEEVRTVIEEALERRADREARRIKVTVADGTVTLAGVVRNWAERRAIIGAVSHTPGVHTVHDHLRIDPYYLAAAAA is encoded by the coding sequence ATGACGACCTACAAGAGTGACGAACAAATCAAACAAGAAGTGTTGCGCGAGTTACGTTGGGACACGCGCGTCAATGAAACGGAAATCGGCGTCATCGTCCACCTGGGTGTGGTGACGCTGACCGGTACGGTAGACAGTTATGGCAAGAAGCTGGCGGCCCAGGATGCCGCGCATCGGGTCGCGGGCGTCCTGGATGTCGCCAACGATGTGCAGGTGAAGTGGCCCGGCCTGTTTGCGCACACCGATGCCGATATTGCACAAGCGGTGCGGCGCGCGCTGGAATGGGACGTCTTGGTGCCCGCCGATAAAATTCAATCCACTGTGGCCGACGGCTGGATCACGCTCACCGGCACGGTCGAATACTTAGGCGAACGCGAAGACGCCGAGCGCGCCGTGCGTCATTTGCGCGGCGTCAAAGGCGTCATCAATCAAATCGCGATTGCCGAAAAAGAGCTCGAACCCGAAGAGGTGCGCACTGTCATCGAAGAAGCGCTCGAACGCCGCGCCGACCGCGAAGCCAGACGTATCAAAGTGACGGTTGCCGATGGCACCGTGACGCTCGCGGGCGTCGTGCGCAATTGGGCGGAACGCCGCGCCATCATCGGCGCCGTCAGTCACACGCCGGGTGTGCACACGGTTCACGATCACTTGCGCATTGATCCGTATTACTTGGCGGCGGCGGCGGCATAA